The Saprospiraceae bacterium genome includes a window with the following:
- a CDS encoding carboxypeptidase-like regulatory domain-containing protein, giving the protein MKLYLITFLLIAGLISGYSQKKDDQVKVIEFSGMVFGEGDDGSPVPLPYTNVSVMGTSRGTSTDIDGFFAFVALAGETIVFSRIGFKTVEIKIPDTLKSTQYKWIQIMSEDNILLPEAIIYPWPSRDHFKQEFLAIDISNELRERAKENLAEEVLSDMRYTIPADGKETTSLVLRQQANDYVYTGQIRPQNIFNPLAWKKFVDAWRRGDFKKKDGK; this is encoded by the coding sequence ATGAAGTTATACTTGATTACATTTTTACTTATTGCCGGTTTGATTTCCGGATATAGTCAGAAGAAGGACGATCAGGTCAAAGTAATAGAATTCTCGGGTATGGTGTTTGGGGAAGGGGACGATGGCAGTCCGGTTCCTTTACCATATACCAATGTATCCGTCATGGGAACAAGCAGAGGTACATCCACGGATATCGATGGGTTTTTTGCATTTGTTGCCCTTGCGGGAGAGACGATTGTATTTTCAAGAATTGGTTTCAAAACCGTTGAGATCAAAATACCTGATACATTAAAATCCACACAATATAAATGGATTCAGATTATGTCAGAAGACAACATCCTTCTTCCGGAAGCAATTATCTACCCCTGGCCCAGCAGAGATCACTTCAAACAGGAATTTCTTGCTATAGATATTTCCAATGAACTCAGAGAAAGAGCAAAAGAAAATCTTGCAGAGGAAGTATTGTCGGATATGCGATATACCATTCCTGCTGATGGCAAAGAGACTACCAGCTTAGTCCTCAGACAGCAAGCCAATGATTACGTTTATACCGGACAGATCAGACCACAGAATATTTTCAATCCCCTTGCTTGGAAAAAGTTTGTTGACGCATGGAGAAGAGGAGATTTCAAGAAAAAAGATGGCAAATAA
- the lon gene encoding endopeptidase La produces MFDNIFRMDDLREEAEAIPLFSMGDDELQFDDKYKDMLPVLALKNTVLFPGVVIPITVGRDKSIKALQKADKTDKFLGVLTQKDINNEDPGADDLHKVGTIAKIIKILKMPDGSTTAILQGRKRFQPLVLHDNDKILEASVVLLEDKVPTGNMEFNAIISSVRDYSRKIIELSPHIPTEATMMLQNIKNNAFLLNFIASNMNIGVPKKQEILEINDYLQKANEIMALMNNELQLLELKDQIESKVRGDLEKQQKEYFLNQQLKTIQEELGGNPQDEELNKLQRIADTKKWSKEVKATFDREITKARRINPQIAEYSVILNYLELMLELPWDEVSKDNFNLTKVKKVLDKDHYGLEDVKKRIIEHLAVLKLKGDMKAPILCLVGPPGVGKTSLGKSIATALERKFVRMSLGGLHDESEIRGHRKTYIGAMPGRILQSIKKAKTSNPVFILDEIDKLGKDFRGDPSSALLEVLDPEQNSTFHDNYLDVDYDLSKVLFIATANSLATIQPALLDRMEIIEISGYSTEEKVEIAKKHLVPKQLAEHGLESKHASLNNNILQFIISKYTRESGVRSMDRSIGGVLRSIARKVAMDESYNPKISEEVVIDALGPEKYDNEEYSKVDMPGVAVGLAWTRVGGDILFIEASSSKGKGKLVLTGNLGDVMKESASTALSYIKAHSESLGIDPEIYDQIDIHVHVPEGAIPKDGPSAGITMLTAITSALKKKPVKPYLAMTGEITLRGKVLPVGGIKEKILAAKRSGITEVMLSADNKRHVAQIPSEYVKGLTFTYVSKMDQVLEKALGFLVF; encoded by the coding sequence ATGTTTGATAATATATTCAGAATGGATGATCTGAGAGAAGAAGCTGAAGCGATACCATTGTTTTCAATGGGAGATGATGAGTTGCAATTTGATGATAAGTATAAAGATATGTTGCCTGTATTGGCATTAAAGAATACAGTATTATTTCCCGGTGTGGTCATACCTATCACTGTAGGTCGGGATAAATCCATAAAAGCACTGCAAAAAGCTGACAAAACAGATAAATTTTTGGGTGTTCTGACTCAAAAAGACATCAATAACGAAGATCCGGGTGCAGACGACCTTCATAAAGTCGGAACGATAGCAAAAATTATAAAAATCTTAAAAATGCCCGATGGCAGTACCACAGCAATCCTGCAGGGTCGAAAAAGATTTCAGCCACTTGTTTTACATGATAATGATAAGATACTGGAGGCATCTGTGGTTCTATTGGAAGATAAAGTTCCGACTGGTAATATGGAGTTTAACGCGATAATTTCATCCGTCAGAGATTATTCAAGAAAGATAATAGAACTGTCTCCGCATATCCCAACGGAAGCTACGATGATGTTGCAGAATATCAAAAACAATGCTTTTCTGCTGAATTTCATAGCATCCAACATGAATATCGGAGTGCCCAAAAAGCAGGAGATTCTGGAAATAAACGATTACCTCCAGAAAGCTAATGAAATTATGGCTTTGATGAATAATGAACTTCAATTACTGGAATTAAAAGATCAGATTGAGTCGAAAGTAAGAGGGGACCTGGAGAAACAACAAAAAGAATATTTTCTCAATCAGCAGTTGAAAACTATTCAGGAAGAACTCGGGGGAAATCCACAGGACGAAGAATTGAATAAGTTGCAACGTATCGCCGATACTAAAAAGTGGTCTAAAGAAGTCAAAGCAACTTTCGATAGAGAAATCACGAAAGCCAGAAGAATCAATCCCCAGATAGCTGAATACTCAGTTATCCTGAACTATCTGGAACTGATGTTGGAATTGCCATGGGATGAAGTTTCAAAAGATAATTTTAATCTTACAAAGGTTAAAAAAGTGCTTGATAAGGATCACTATGGTCTGGAGGATGTCAAAAAAAGAATCATCGAACATCTGGCAGTTCTGAAGCTGAAAGGTGATATGAAAGCCCCTATTCTATGTCTGGTTGGCCCTCCGGGAGTGGGAAAGACGAGTTTGGGTAAATCAATTGCTACCGCTTTGGAAAGGAAGTTTGTAAGAATGTCATTAGGTGGTTTGCATGATGAAAGTGAGATTAGAGGTCACAGAAAGACTTATATCGGAGCTATGCCGGGCAGGATACTTCAATCCATCAAAAAAGCAAAAACATCCAATCCTGTTTTTATCCTGGATGAGATCGACAAACTGGGAAAAGATTTCAGAGGAGATCCTTCATCAGCATTGCTGGAGGTTCTAGACCCAGAACAGAATTCTACTTTTCATGATAATTATCTGGATGTGGATTACGATCTTTCCAAAGTGCTTTTTATAGCAACAGCAAACTCACTTGCAACGATTCAGCCTGCATTGTTAGACAGAATGGAAATCATAGAAATAAGTGGTTATTCCACTGAAGAGAAAGTTGAAATTGCAAAAAAACATCTGGTTCCTAAACAACTGGCGGAGCACGGTCTGGAGTCTAAACATGCATCTCTCAATAACAACATACTCCAGTTTATTATTTCTAAATACACCCGCGAATCAGGTGTAAGATCCATGGACAGATCTATCGGTGGTGTTTTGCGAAGTATTGCAAGGAAAGTGGCTATGGACGAGAGTTATAATCCAAAAATTTCTGAGGAAGTTGTCATTGATGCTCTTGGACCTGAAAAATATGATAATGAAGAATATTCAAAAGTAGATATGCCGGGAGTTGCGGTCGGACTAGCATGGACAAGAGTGGGTGGAGATATCCTTTTTATTGAGGCCAGTTCCAGCAAAGGTAAAGGAAAATTGGTTTTGACCGGAAATCTGGGAGATGTGATGAAAGAATCCGCTTCAACAGCATTAAGTTATATTAAGGCGCATAGTGAGTCTCTGGGTATTGATCCGGAAATATACGATCAGATCGATATACATGTACATGTACCCGAAGGAGCTATTCCCAAAGACGGGCCAAGTGCAGGAATCACCATGCTGACAGCTATAACTTCAGCACTGAAAAAGAAACCAGTCAAACCTTATCTCGCAATGACGGGCGAAATCACACTTCGAGGAAAAGTCTTACCGGTGGGAGGTATCAAAGAAAAAATTCTGGCTGCGAAGAGATCCGGGATTACAGAAGTCATGCTAAGTGCAGATAATAAAAGACATGTCGCCCAGATACCATCAGAGTATGTGAAGGGTCTGACATTTACCTATGTATCAAAAATGGATCAGGTCTTGGAAAAAGCATTAGGATTTCTGGTTTTCTGA
- a CDS encoding TonB family protein, which yields MSWNGYPAWDENRSIYFNFGMVCSLFIVIWIVNISIVRPEFDQHYDLEDGIMHFNSFTVEEHVSKVSQRVKKVIKTAVPVIAEIKESNKPVTDEITLNAETNENLASEETVAIESTKMSEFTAELPVVTKPQSVYSITEEMPFLYECGDIQNESQRRECTQTALLKYLYANLKYPDIARQEGLEGNVVISFIISKDGRLINPVILKEIGGGCGDAVLSVITKLTTWQPGKQNHKAVDVKYTIPVAFKLMH from the coding sequence ATGTCATGGAATGGATATCCCGCCTGGGATGAAAACAGAAGCATTTATTTTAATTTTGGAATGGTTTGTTCACTTTTTATCGTTATTTGGATCGTTAATATTTCAATTGTGCGACCGGAATTTGACCAACATTATGATTTGGAAGACGGTATTATGCATTTCAATAGTTTCACCGTCGAAGAACATGTGAGCAAGGTTTCCCAAAGAGTGAAAAAAGTGATTAAAACTGCGGTTCCTGTTATTGCAGAGATTAAGGAAAGCAATAAACCCGTGACAGACGAAATAACTCTTAATGCTGAAACAAATGAGAATTTAGCATCAGAAGAAACGGTAGCGATCGAATCAACAAAAATGTCTGAATTCACAGCAGAATTGCCCGTTGTTACAAAGCCCCAGTCGGTGTATTCCATTACAGAAGAAATGCCATTCTTATATGAATGCGGTGATATCCAAAATGAAAGCCAAAGAAGAGAATGTACGCAAACCGCTCTCTTAAAATATTTGTATGCTAATCTGAAATACCCTGATATAGCCCGACAAGAAGGTCTCGAAGGAAATGTTGTTATCAGTTTTATTATCAGCAAAGATGGCAGATTGATCAACCCTGTCATTCTAAAAGAAATAGGAGGTGGTTGTGGAGATGCAGTATTGTCCGTTATCACTAAACTTACCACTTGGCAACCCGGCAAACAAAATCATAAAGCAGTGGACGTAAAATATACGATACCCGTCGCTTTTAAATTGATGCATTAA
- a CDS encoding DUF1800 domain-containing protein codes for MKQVFHYIILWVILTVGSGQILAQQYTDYIGAGHSNGIIVTASSQSLQSTPDKTINGDGLDSKIFEISRFLGQSTFGADMETIETVAEIGMEPWINQQFNLPASYITPKMEQIWNEILTLSGDPDLFGPYSVHFNYAWWQTNMTNDDLLRQRMAYALSQILVISINSDLRDWAEALTSYYDVLLQHSFGNYKDLLLAVSLHPSMGYYLSHLNNPRENLDENIRPDENYAREIMQLFTIGLYQLNQDGSQVLDTNGNPIPTYNNDDIKEVAKIFTGLGGGVLEDWVDWADDPYFGANIYVIDKTAPMIMFEAFHQPGQKNILGTIVPAGQTGMADINQTIDILFNHPNTPPFVATRLIQRFVKSNPSPEYISRVAAAFINNGNGVRGDLKAVIKAILLDTEARSAEGMLDPFAGKMREPMLRYTQICRSLPNSSDRNRYWNSAFEYLDLTKQHVLGSPTVFNFYQPDFQPVGDIADAELVAPEFKLHNTSTAVGYINAANAWTIWNYLMYSWEGNQQNPDNAYLVTNELEAIFGYDTPLGVNDVNKTEILINELDKVLTHGQLTDETREILRTSLNGLHWPWDNDWIWNRVRLAIYLIMISPDYVITK; via the coding sequence ATGAAACAAGTTTTTCATTATATCATTTTATGGGTGATACTCACTGTTGGTTCCGGTCAGATACTTGCACAGCAATATACAGATTACATAGGTGCCGGTCATAGTAATGGTATCATTGTCACTGCAAGTAGTCAATCACTTCAATCTACCCCGGACAAAACAATCAATGGGGATGGTTTGGATTCCAAAATCTTTGAGATATCCCGATTTTTGGGGCAAAGCACATTTGGAGCAGATATGGAGACTATTGAAACCGTAGCAGAAATCGGGATGGAGCCATGGATCAATCAACAGTTTAACCTGCCGGCTTCCTACATTACACCAAAAATGGAACAAATCTGGAATGAAATCCTTACACTTTCCGGCGACCCTGATCTTTTTGGGCCTTACTCAGTACATTTTAATTACGCCTGGTGGCAAACCAATATGACCAATGATGATCTGTTAAGACAGAGAATGGCTTATGCATTGAGCCAGATTCTGGTGATTTCGATAAATTCAGATCTGCGAGATTGGGCTGAGGCACTTACTTCTTATTATGACGTGCTCTTACAACATTCCTTTGGAAATTACAAAGATTTACTGCTGGCAGTTTCGTTACATCCGTCCATGGGCTATTATCTCAGTCATCTGAATAATCCCAGAGAAAACCTGGATGAAAATATTCGTCCAGACGAAAATTATGCCAGAGAAATCATGCAGCTTTTTACTATTGGATTATATCAATTGAATCAGGACGGGTCTCAGGTTTTGGATACCAATGGAAATCCTATACCTACTTACAATAATGATGATATAAAAGAAGTGGCAAAAATATTCACCGGTTTGGGTGGTGGGGTATTGGAAGATTGGGTGGACTGGGCGGATGACCCTTACTTTGGTGCTAATATTTATGTAATTGACAAAACTGCCCCGATGATTATGTTTGAAGCATTTCATCAGCCCGGACAGAAAAACATATTGGGCACGATTGTTCCTGCCGGACAAACGGGAATGGCAGATATCAATCAGACGATAGACATCCTTTTTAACCACCCGAATACACCGCCATTTGTCGCTACCAGACTTATTCAGAGATTTGTAAAATCCAACCCGTCTCCTGAGTATATAAGCCGGGTTGCAGCGGCATTTATCAATAATGGAAATGGTGTCAGAGGCGATCTAAAAGCAGTAATAAAAGCTATCTTACTCGATACGGAGGCAAGATCAGCAGAAGGCATGTTGGATCCGTTTGCCGGAAAAATGAGAGAACCGATGCTGAGATATACTCAGATATGCAGATCGCTCCCAAATTCTTCAGACAGAAACAGGTACTGGAATAGTGCTTTTGAGTATCTGGATCTGACAAAACAGCACGTGCTTGGCTCCCCAACTGTTTTTAACTTTTATCAGCCCGATTTTCAGCCTGTGGGCGACATTGCGGATGCTGAATTAGTTGCTCCTGAATTTAAGCTCCACAATACATCTACTGCCGTAGGATATATCAACGCAGCCAATGCGTGGACAATTTGGAATTATCTTATGTATAGCTGGGAAGGAAATCAACAAAATCCGGATAATGCTTATCTTGTAACCAATGAATTGGAAGCCATTTTCGGATATGATACTCCACTCGGCGTCAATGATGTGAATAAAACAGAAATTCTGATCAATGAACTCGACAAAGTATTGACGCATGGACAACTGACTGACGAAACAAGAGAAATTTTACGCACTTCCTTAAATGGTTTGCATTGGCCCTGGGACAACGATTGGATATGGAATAGGGTGAGATTGGCAATATATCTGATTATGATTTCACCGGATTATGTAATTACAAAATAA
- a CDS encoding DUF1501 domain-containing protein: MMGHRNHTLSRRKFLGQASCAAVGYTTVFSTIFNLNALNALIGSDSTVAASDDYKALVCILNAGGMDSFNMLIPRDNPSYNAYQTTRSNMALGQNALRIINPLNAQPGKQFGLHPSMEHITNLFNAGKIAFVNNVGSLIQPVTKQEYYNGSVPLPLGLYSHADQAMHWQTGIPHARVAQGWGGKMADLMMSSNQNQTISMNISLSGSNVFQTGNNVVEYSLDPYEGSRGIIGYEGDWLVNEMRTAAINGIVNTTYQNVFKKTYAKVIKTAIDGHSMFETALASAPTFSVPFTGDSQLSQALQMIAKTISVRENLNMSRQIFFVEYGGWDHHDELLTNQAGMLTEMDNALYEFNEAMEQLNVADCVTTFSLSEFSRTLTSNGNGTDHAWGGNTFVMGGAVKGQKMYGSYPDLTLNNNLEIGGGVLIPTTSADLYFAELALWYGVPPSELLTLFPNLGNFYNIGSGTKPLDFLNF; the protein is encoded by the coding sequence ATCATGGGACACAGAAATCATACATTATCCAGGAGAAAGTTTTTAGGTCAGGCGAGTTGTGCGGCAGTAGGCTACACAACTGTTTTTTCAACTATTTTTAATTTAAATGCTCTCAATGCATTAATTGGATCGGATTCTACCGTAGCTGCAAGTGACGATTACAAAGCATTGGTTTGTATTCTGAATGCCGGTGGGATGGATTCATTTAATATGCTCATACCCCGTGACAATCCATCTTACAATGCATATCAGACTACGCGGTCTAATATGGCATTGGGGCAAAATGCATTAAGAATTATTAATCCTTTGAATGCACAGCCCGGCAAACAGTTTGGTCTGCACCCGTCAATGGAACATATAACCAATCTTTTTAATGCCGGAAAAATTGCTTTTGTTAATAATGTCGGGTCACTTATCCAACCGGTTACAAAACAGGAATATTACAATGGTTCTGTGCCGTTACCTTTGGGATTATATTCTCACGCAGATCAGGCGATGCACTGGCAAACGGGTATCCCACATGCTAGAGTGGCGCAAGGATGGGGTGGAAAAATGGCTGACTTAATGATGAGTTCCAACCAAAACCAAACCATTTCCATGAATATTTCATTATCCGGCAGTAATGTTTTTCAAACCGGAAACAATGTGGTGGAATACTCATTGGATCCTTATGAAGGGAGCAGAGGGATTATAGGTTATGAAGGCGATTGGCTTGTAAATGAAATGCGGACTGCTGCTATCAATGGAATAGTTAACACGACTTATCAGAATGTTTTCAAAAAGACTTATGCCAAAGTCATTAAGACTGCCATAGACGGACATTCAATGTTTGAAACAGCTCTTGCAAGTGCACCCACGTTTAGTGTTCCTTTTACCGGAGATAGTCAGTTGTCTCAGGCATTACAGATGATTGCTAAAACCATTTCAGTGCGTGAAAATCTCAATATGAGCCGACAGATATTTTTTGTGGAATACGGTGGATGGGACCATCATGATGAATTATTGACCAATCAGGCAGGGATGCTGACTGAAATGGATAATGCACTTTATGAGTTTAACGAAGCCATGGAGCAATTGAATGTTGCAGATTGTGTGACTACTTTTTCTTTATCAGAGTTTTCAAGGACGCTTACCAGTAACGGCAATGGTACGGATCATGCCTGGGGTGGGAACACCTTTGTGATGGGTGGTGCTGTAAAAGGCCAAAAAATGTATGGCAGTTATCCGGACCTAACACTTAACAACAATCTGGAGATAGGTGGAGGAGTGCTTATTCCGACCACTTCTGCTGATTTATATTTTGCTGAACTGGCGCTTTGGTACGGAGTCCCTCCTTCAGAACTTTTGACTTTATTTCCGAATCTGGGCAATTTTTACAATATCGGGAGTGGCACGAAGCCTTTGGATTTCCTTAATTTTTAA